The DNA window TGCCAACCATGGTTACCACTGCCTACTTCTAAATTAATATCTGGCTTAGGAATTCCAAGCTGTTGAAAAAACAACTCCTGCATAGCAGAGTCATAGTGCTGGCCTGTATGGACGAGTGTTAACGGTACTGCCCCATTAAGAGCCCCCATGATAGGGGCAATTTTAATAAAATTAGGGCGTGCACCTACAATGCACATTATTTTTTTGTTGGTAAGACTCATTATTTTTATATACTAATAAATTAACGCCTGCTCATAGATTATTTCTATGTAGCTGCTAATAATGAATTATAAACGCTTATATAATTATCTACCATTGTTTGAATTGCAAATTTTTTTTCTACTCGGTCTCGACCTGACTGACCATGGTTTTTTATCAGTTGAGCATTATTAATATAGGTAGCTAACGCCTTTGAAGTTGCTTTATAGTCTGCCTTTGAAACGAGTATACCTGTATCTTCAGCCACTAATTCTGGATTACCTCCCACGTGAGTAGCAATCACAGGTAACCCTGTTGCCATCGCTTCTAAAATAGTATTAGAAATACCTTCAGCAAGCGAGGGTAAAACAAAAATATCCATAGATTGTAATAATATAGGAATATCTTTGCGATCCCCTGTAAGCCAAATTAAATCCCCTAATTTTTCTTCTTCTATTAAATCTTCGATTTGGGATCGTAGAGATCCATCTCCTACGAGAATAAGCCGTAAAAACTTCTTACTATTAGGTATTTGTTTTACTAAATGAATAAAGGCTTGAATTAAAGTAATTTGATCCTTTATTGGTTCTAACCGACCTACCGTGCCAACAATTAAGCAATTGCTATCTGCAAACCCTGAAGGTAATACTGATTGATCTTTTTTGGGGTAAAAGCGTTCTGTATCCACGCCATTATAAATAGGTGTAATACGAGATATAGGAATACCTACACTCTGGTGTAAATAATTTGCAGTAGGTTGAGATAAGGCAATATATTGATGGACAAAAGGTCGGTGTAGTTGTCTTATCAAGCGATAACGCCAATTTTTTCCCTCTGGATCATGAATATCCCAGCCATGCTCCCCATGAATACGAATTTTTACTCCAGCAAAAGCAGCAGGACCTTGCATTTCTAATGCTGCAAGGTTACGTGTATGCACAATATCTGGTTTTACATCACGCAATAATTTCCAGGTACGAGAATAAATTGAAAGATCTCTACCCTCTTTTTTATGTAATTCATAAATAGGAATATCAGAGTGAAGTCGTTTCGAGAATTCTGTTGTATGCTTGATACATATAATGTGGTGTTTGTATTGACTATCGGTATGATTAACAATATTGACTAATCCATTTTCTAGCCCACCTGTTTGCAAGCGAAAAATAATATGTACAATGGTTGGACGGTTTTTTTTATAATGAGTGGACATATTATTTATTAATTACATGACAACATTGATCTTGGCGAAGTAATTTCTGGAGTTTCATTTAGAAATTTCAATAAAAGCCTCTGAGGCTCTTCTACTTCTACTGTATTTACAATATCGGTAGCCACTGCGATTAATATAGATCCATTCATTTGAGGATGAAGCAATTTACTCCAAGCCTCAAGCATTTTTGCCTTAATTAAATTTATTGTCTGCCACCCAGAAATGTCATACCAATACCAAACTAAGCGATAACCATTACTTGATCGCATAACTAATTCTCGTGCTTGAAAATTTTTTCCTTCTAAAGAAACAAGACGGTTTTCTTCTGAAACTCGTTGCCATACCTCATTATCGTAAAGATGGTTTTGAGAGTTAATCAGCTCTGAGTCTTGAGATTCATCTGCATAATAAATTGTAAGAAGTTGTACTTCCTTATTTTTTTCATTATTTAATGAATACACTTGGCGAGTATTTTGTTCCATTGATGGGAAATTTGGCTCCCAAACATCATTTGGATGAGATGGGTCTGACCAATTTAAGCTGCCTTTAGGAATAGATACAGTACAAGCAGCATTTATTGATTGTTTATATAACTGAGTTGCACTTATTGGCCCCAAGCTAGCTGCTGTGATGAGTAATAATCCCGTTAAAATAAATTGTTTTTTCGGGTTAGAAGCGTTGCTATTAATAAGAGGATCGACTAGTACAGAATTGACTATATTAGATTCGCGCCAGAAAGATCCTACCCAAAATAAGAAAAAAATAACTACTCCAAAAAATATCCAACCATAGATAATATGATCGATTCCTGTCGCAAGTTTCATACTACTTAGATAGGCAATCATAATAATCATATAAGCACGAATACCGTTAGCAACGATAGGTACTATTATTGAAAATAAAATAAATATCGCTCGTTTATAATAGTTCTGATAGCTTAAATAAGCATAAAGTGTGCCTAGCGCAAGGGAAGAGATAAGATATCTGAGCCCACTACATGCCTCTGCTACTTCAAAAGTTCCAGAAGGAATAGTAATATAGCGACCCTCTAAGTATACGGGTACTCCAGTTATTTGGAGACCTTTTACTGAAACATAAGCAGTAAAATCTTGTAATGGAGGAATTAATGCCTCGCCAATAGGTACTGCAAAAAATAAATAAGCAAGCGGAAATGTTAGAGCACGTACTACTCTATTCCCGAGAATACCCCATATTATACCAATAAGAAGTGTAACAAATAATAGTTGCTGTGCAACCTGCACTGCTGCAATATGAGCTAGTAACCATCCTATGGCGATTAGAAAAATAAATGCTATAGCAATAGGTTGTGGTTTTGGTTGAATTTGTTGAAGTTCTTTTCTTCTTGTCCAAATCATATAGCCGCTAATAGGAAAGATAAGGATTCCATGGGCAAAGGTTTCAGATCGTAGCCAAATAGATACAGTAGAAATAAGTGTATCTCTATAAATCAA is part of the Candidatus Nitrosacidococcus sp. I8 genome and encodes:
- the xrtA gene encoding exosortase A; its protein translation is MNTTKEKYKYQVHTNWSSRWVFAVSIMSFILIALLLIYRDTLISTVSIWLRSETFAHGILIFPISGYMIWTRRKELQQIQPKPQPIAIAFIFLIAIGWLLAHIAAVQVAQQLLFVTLLIGIIWGILGNRVVRALTFPLAYLFFAVPIGEALIPPLQDFTAYVSVKGLQITGVPVYLEGRYITIPSGTFEVAEACSGLRYLISSLALGTLYAYLSYQNYYKRAIFILFSIIVPIVANGIRAYMIIMIAYLSSMKLATGIDHIIYGWIFFGVVIFFLFWVGSFWRESNIVNSVLVDPLINSNASNPKKQFILTGLLLITAASLGPISATQLYKQSINAACTVSIPKGSLNWSDPSHPNDVWEPNFPSMEQNTRQVYSLNNEKNKEVQLLTIYYADESQDSELINSQNHLYDNEVWQRVSEENRLVSLEGKNFQARELVMRSSNGYRLVWYWYDISGWQTINLIKAKMLEAWSKLLHPQMNGSILIAVATDIVNTVEVEEPQRLLLKFLNETPEITSPRSMLSCN
- a CDS encoding TIGR03088 family PEP-CTERM/XrtA system glycosyltransferase produces the protein MSTHYKKNRPTIVHIIFRLQTGGLENGLVNIVNHTDSQYKHHIICIKHTTEFSKRLHSDIPIYELHKKEGRDLSIYSRTWKLLRDVKPDIVHTRNLAALEMQGPAAFAGVKIRIHGEHGWDIHDPEGKNWRYRLIRQLHRPFVHQYIALSQPTANYLHQSVGIPISRITPIYNGVDTERFYPKKDQSVLPSGFADSNCLIVGTVGRLEPIKDQITLIQAFIHLVKQIPNSKKFLRLILVGDGSLRSQIEDLIEEEKLGDLIWLTGDRKDIPILLQSMDIFVLPSLAEGISNTILEAMATGLPVIATHVGGNPELVAEDTGILVSKADYKATSKALATYINNAQLIKNHGQSGRDRVEKKFAIQTMVDNYISVYNSLLAAT